AGGAAGCACGGATGCATCCAGCCTACGCGCCGCGGACGGGGGTACGCGTACGGAGCCAAACCGTACAAGTCCCCCTCCGCGACGGCTCATTCTGCAGACAATCCGCAAATCTCTCCGCCAGGCCGTGTCCTGGGCACGTGTCAGGCGGTTATGCGGGTGGGGGAGCTCCGGGTCGGAGCCAAGGAAGCAGGAAATGAGATGTACGTAGGAAGTTTTGTGCTGGGCGCCCAGTTCCCGGGCCAGGGCCCCGGGGAGGCCCTGCACCGGGCGGTCCGCTCGGCGGAGGTCACCGAGGCGGCCGGTCTTGACGCCGTGTGGCTGGCCGAGCACCACTTCGTGCCGTACGGCACATGCCCGTCCGCCGTCACCCTGGCCGCTCTGCTGCTCGGCCGCACCCGCCGCATCCGCGTCGGTACGGCGGTCAGCGTGCTGCCCACGGCACACCCCGTCGCCCTCGGCGAACAGGCCGCGCTGCTGCACCTGACGAGCGGCGGACGGTTCACGCTGGGCGTGGGCCGCGGCGGCCCCTGGGTGGACCTGGAGGTCTTCGGCACGGGCCTCGCGGCGTACGAACACGGATTCCCGGAGTCACTCGATCTGCTGCTGCGCTGGCTGCGCGAGCCGTCGGTGTCGGCGTCCGGCGAGCGCTTCGCCTTCCGCGAGGTGCCGGTCGTACCCCGCCCCTCGGAAGCACTGACGGACACCCCGGGACCCGAGGTCGTCGTCGCCTGCACCTCCCCGGCGAGCGTGCGGCTGGCCGCCGAGCGCGGACTGCCGATGCTGCTCGGCATGCACGTCGGGGACGAGGAGAAGGCCGAGATGGTCGCCCTGTGGCGGCGCTCGGCCCGTGCGGCGGGCCGGCCGGCCGAGGAGATCGCGGGCGCCGCGCATGTCTCGGCCGGGGTGTGCCAGCTCGCCGACCGGCGCACGGACGCGGCGGAGACCCTCCTGAAGGCGATGCCGGGCTGGCTGAAGCAGGGCCTGGAGGCGCATGTGACGGTCGACGGCCGGGAGCGCACGATGCGCGACCCGCACGCCTACACCGAACTGCTCTGCGGCCTGCATCCGGTCGGCACCCCGCGGCTGGCCGCCGACCGGCTCGCGGCCACCTCGGAGCGCACCGGCATCTCCCGCTTCGCCCTCCTCGTGGAGGGCTCGGGCGATCTCGCCGCGACCGAGGAGAACCTACGGCGGCTGGGCGCCGAGGTGCTGCCCCAGCTGCGCTGAGCAACGCGCCCGCGGACGTGGGCGCTTGCCGCCCCAGTGGTGAACTCACCTGTGCGGGTGGAGCGGCAAGCGAGCGGCTCACTGCCTCCGCCGTGCCGGGGCTGCCCGTCAGCAGTCCCGGAGCTCCGGCGACTGGTTGAGCAGCTGACTGCGCACCGAGGTGAAGCGGGCCAGCGTCTCGTCCACCGAGGCGTCCAGCGGGAACACCGCCACCCGGTGGCAGTTCTGGAAGGCCAGCCGCACACC
Above is a genomic segment from Streptomyces fodineus containing:
- a CDS encoding LLM class flavin-dependent oxidoreductase; translated protein: MYVGSFVLGAQFPGQGPGEALHRAVRSAEVTEAAGLDAVWLAEHHFVPYGTCPSAVTLAALLLGRTRRIRVGTAVSVLPTAHPVALGEQAALLHLTSGGRFTLGVGRGGPWVDLEVFGTGLAAYEHGFPESLDLLLRWLREPSVSASGERFAFREVPVVPRPSEALTDTPGPEVVVACTSPASVRLAAERGLPMLLGMHVGDEEKAEMVALWRRSARAAGRPAEEIAGAAHVSAGVCQLADRRTDAAETLLKAMPGWLKQGLEAHVTVDGRERTMRDPHAYTELLCGLHPVGTPRLAADRLAATSERTGISRFALLVEGSGDLAATEENLRRLGAEVLPQLR